In a single window of the Leptospira sanjuanensis genome:
- a CDS encoding L-threonylcarbamoyladenylate synthase, protein MRENKVNTLITDSPLEAARILLRGGLVIFPTETVYGIGASAFDEKACRKIYEVKNRPSDNPLILHVENIASLNVCGEVDEPAALVFRKFSPGPITGIFKKKNRNLFTAGLDTVAVRIPSNSTAREFLEACGVPVAAPSANVSGKPSLTKLEYILEEFSGKVDCILRGEEPRIGIESTVIDFTAKPPILLRPGFVDRNDLLSILPDLRGLESLSESAATEAPRSPGLKYRHYAPACKVVLKDSLKDAPNEAAQIGFETEIGSVFAISVSSNEEYMRLLYSFFVECDRRKIAEAWCQMPKEEKGKEALLNRIQKAASK, encoded by the coding sequence TTGCGAGAAAACAAGGTTAATACTCTGATCACGGACTCTCCTCTCGAAGCGGCTCGGATTCTGCTGAGAGGAGGGTTGGTTATCTTTCCGACCGAAACGGTATATGGAATCGGAGCTTCCGCTTTCGACGAAAAAGCCTGCCGAAAAATCTACGAAGTAAAAAACAGACCTTCTGATAACCCTCTCATTCTTCACGTCGAGAACATCGCTTCGTTAAATGTCTGCGGAGAAGTGGACGAACCTGCGGCGCTCGTCTTTCGAAAATTTTCTCCCGGACCGATTACGGGTATTTTTAAAAAGAAGAATCGGAATCTTTTTACGGCCGGATTGGATACGGTAGCCGTTCGAATTCCTTCCAACTCTACCGCCCGCGAATTTTTAGAAGCATGCGGAGTTCCCGTAGCCGCGCCTTCTGCAAATGTTTCGGGCAAACCGTCCTTAACGAAATTGGAATATATTCTAGAAGAATTTTCCGGCAAGGTCGATTGCATTCTCCGGGGAGAAGAACCCAGAATCGGAATCGAATCCACGGTGATCGATTTTACCGCAAAACCTCCGATCTTATTGCGTCCCGGTTTTGTGGATCGAAACGATTTGCTTTCGATTCTTCCCGACTTACGCGGTTTGGAATCGCTTTCGGAATCGGCAGCGACCGAGGCACCGAGAAGCCCCGGACTCAAATACAGACATTATGCCCCCGCGTGCAAGGTAGTATTAAAAGATTCTCTGAAGGATGCGCCGAACGAAGCGGCTCAAATCGGTTTCGAAACGGAAATAGGCTCCGTGTTCGCGATTTCGGTTTCGTCGAATGAAGAGTATATGCGATTGCTCTATTCTTTTTTTGTGGAATGCGATCGCAGAAAAATCGCGGAAGCTTGGTGTCAAATGCCCAAGGAAGAAAAGGGGAAAGAGGCGCTTTTGAATCGGATTCAAAAAGCGGCTTCCAAGTAA
- the sppA gene encoding signal peptide peptidase SppA: MFRTFLQIVLLPFRLFFQLVRWIRFRFFRGDHYFLEIPSEFANYRKSFLMRLLSSKDEDVFFTDFLLELKLLSQVPQLKKVSVLIQQPEYGFGETLSIAERLQILKESGVSLEGFALTGGLKSLFLLGICNERFSSEASEFFPVLPSAESFFFGNAGKKWGVKVETFQSGPYKSFGESFQRDKFSPKARENLNALLKQMTEDLESLFKRYTGFGLKTFAEPFLSAKTLKERKFITGFLNEEDFRENFLYPHYENDSEEKQKPSTKELTFLSLYRFSKLRNFKLVSRRDPIIAVLPLKGNIHHDTIGKGEGKTEGISYHAVKSALKELRDEPSVKAIVLEVDSPGGSAFVSELLYQEIHKLQKKKPVYAYVQNVSASGGYYLSCGASKIYASPYGIVGSIGSISLRLDMKNFYSKLGITKDRVGFYKYRDLLSEYGPIHPESKKLMEQEIQDSEGLFYKRVSDARKIEVSILDKRFGQGKVFTSSQFLKDKMIDSITDFLGLLEDIKQELKVERVQLRYLPTLFTFQSFLRSLTPGFIAKGFSGEWTSVVSQSLEYSKTLLSDPLQKKFHFAEADSLLSSRFWNQG; encoded by the coding sequence ATGTTTCGAACATTTCTCCAAATCGTTTTACTTCCGTTCCGTTTATTCTTCCAACTCGTTCGCTGGATTCGATTCCGATTTTTTCGGGGCGATCATTACTTTTTGGAAATTCCTTCCGAATTTGCAAACTACCGCAAATCGTTCCTGATGCGCCTTCTTTCCTCCAAGGATGAGGATGTTTTTTTCACGGATTTTCTGCTCGAACTCAAACTTCTTTCTCAGGTTCCTCAACTCAAAAAAGTTTCGGTGCTCATCCAACAACCGGAATACGGATTCGGAGAAACCTTGAGCATCGCCGAACGGCTTCAGATTCTAAAAGAATCCGGTGTTTCTTTGGAGGGTTTCGCTTTAACGGGCGGACTCAAATCCCTGTTTCTACTCGGAATTTGTAACGAACGATTCAGTTCGGAAGCTTCCGAATTTTTTCCGGTGCTTCCTTCCGCGGAATCTTTTTTCTTCGGGAACGCGGGAAAAAAGTGGGGAGTCAAAGTCGAAACGTTTCAAAGCGGACCGTATAAATCCTTCGGCGAATCGTTTCAAAGGGATAAATTTTCTCCGAAGGCAAGGGAGAATTTAAACGCGCTTCTCAAGCAGATGACCGAGGATTTGGAATCCCTTTTCAAACGTTATACGGGTTTCGGTCTCAAAACTTTTGCGGAACCGTTTTTATCCGCAAAAACATTAAAGGAACGGAAATTTATCACCGGATTTTTGAACGAAGAGGATTTTCGGGAGAATTTCCTCTATCCTCATTATGAAAACGATTCCGAAGAAAAACAAAAGCCTTCCACCAAAGAACTCACCTTTCTTTCTCTATACCGTTTTTCTAAATTAAGAAACTTTAAACTTGTTTCGCGAAGAGATCCGATCATCGCCGTTCTTCCCCTCAAAGGAAACATTCATCACGATACGATCGGAAAAGGAGAAGGGAAAACGGAAGGAATTTCCTATCACGCGGTAAAATCCGCTCTCAAGGAGCTGCGCGACGAACCATCCGTAAAGGCGATCGTTTTGGAAGTGGATTCTCCCGGAGGTTCCGCTTTCGTTTCCGAACTTCTGTATCAGGAAATTCATAAACTCCAGAAGAAAAAACCGGTGTATGCGTATGTGCAAAATGTTTCCGCAAGCGGAGGATATTATCTTTCCTGCGGAGCTTCCAAGATTTACGCGTCTCCGTACGGAATCGTGGGAAGTATCGGCAGCATTTCCCTTCGTTTGGACATGAAGAATTTTTATTCCAAACTCGGGATTACAAAAGACCGAGTCGGGTTCTACAAATACAGGGATTTGTTATCCGAATACGGACCGATTCATCCCGAGTCCAAAAAACTGATGGAACAGGAAATTCAGGATTCGGAAGGACTTTTTTACAAACGAGTTTCCGACGCAAGAAAGATCGAAGTTTCGATTTTGGACAAACGATTCGGACAGGGAAAGGTTTTCACTTCCAGCCAATTCTTGAAGGACAAAATGATCGATTCGATCACGGATTTCTTGGGACTTTTGGAAGACATCAAACAGGAACTCAAGGTCGAACGAGTGCAACTGCGATACTTACCCACTCTGTTTACGTTTCAGAGTTTCCTGCGGTCCTTGACACCCGGTTTTATCGCGAAGGGTTTTTCGGGAGAATGGACCTCGGTCGTTTCTCAAAGTTTAGAATATTCTAAAACTCTATTGTCCGATCCTCTTCAAAAGAAGTTTCACTTTGCGGAAGCGGACTCGCTTCTTTCTTCTCGGTTTTGGAATCAGGGTTGA
- the uvrA gene encoding excinuclease ABC subunit UvrA has product MQEIRIRGAREHNLKNINVDIPRDKLVVITGLSGSGKSSLAFDTIYAEGQRRYVESLSAYARQFLGQMEKPDLDLIEGLSPAISIEQKTTHRNPRSTVGTVTEIYDYLRLLYARVGKPHCPECGTPIQSMSIDQITARVLAFPEGTKLQILAPVVAGKKGEHKDILEKIRKDGFNRVRINGEIRTLDEDIVLKKNFKTSIEIVVDRIVMKDGIRSRLADSVETALKQSEGLVILDDGSKDHILSQKMACPNGHDIGFTELSPRMFSFNSPYGACETCDGLGSLLEFDEDLLVNDPELSLVDGCIEAWAGSKSNGFWFMATLKSLSDSLKFKMNTPWKDLPEKTRQTILYGDKRIKIEYDFRGANSHYEFTKEYEGVIPNLQRRYKETKSDSMRQWFESYMTNHPCPSCKGKRLKRESLSVKVHNVPVDEFTSYSIEKALRFVEGLKVTGAEEVIAKPILKEIHQRLSFLNDVGVGYLTMERSAGSLSGGEAQRIRLATQIGSRLMGVLYILDEPSIGLHQRDNTKLISTLKNLRDLGNTVLVVEHDHETMEESDWLIDMGPGAGVHGGSIVCAGTPADVAKHKDSLTGKYLSGRRNVPIPEKLRDGNGNQLQIIGAKENNLKNIDVNIPLGKLVVITGVSGSGKSTLINDILYNAAAHKVMKMKTLAGKHKTIKGFDNIDKIINIDQSPIGRTPRSNPATYTGLFTPIREMFSGLEEAKLRGYGPGRFSFNVSGGRCETCEGDGILKIEMHFLPDVYVTCEVCKGKRYNQETLEVRYKGKNIFDVLEMTVEDANEFFENIPIVKRKLETLLEVGLGYIRLGQPATTFSGGEAQRIKLATELSKRPTGKTLYILDEPTTGLHFEDVRHLSEVLHTLVDRGNSMIVIEHNLDVIKQADWIVDMGPEGGDGGGLVIAEGTPKEVAKVKNSYTGQYLKKVFASENGKAAALENSSSKNGTQEKKPSRETKQKVNR; this is encoded by the coding sequence TTGCAGGAAATTCGGATTCGAGGAGCGAGAGAACACAATCTTAAGAATATCAACGTGGATATTCCGAGAGATAAGCTCGTTGTCATTACTGGTTTGTCCGGTTCGGGCAAATCGTCTCTTGCATTTGATACGATCTATGCGGAAGGGCAAAGAAGGTATGTGGAGAGTTTGTCCGCGTACGCCCGTCAATTTTTAGGTCAGATGGAAAAACCGGATCTGGATCTGATCGAAGGTCTTTCGCCCGCCATTTCCATAGAACAAAAAACGACCCATCGAAATCCGAGATCCACTGTCGGAACAGTCACCGAAATTTACGATTATCTCCGTCTTTTGTATGCTCGGGTCGGAAAACCGCATTGTCCCGAATGCGGAACTCCGATCCAATCCATGTCCATCGACCAGATCACCGCTCGTGTTCTCGCATTTCCGGAGGGAACCAAACTCCAAATTCTCGCGCCCGTAGTCGCGGGGAAAAAAGGGGAACACAAGGACATACTTGAAAAGATCCGCAAGGACGGTTTCAATCGGGTAAGAATCAACGGAGAAATCCGAACCCTCGACGAAGACATCGTATTAAAAAAGAATTTTAAAACCTCGATCGAAATCGTAGTCGATCGGATCGTAATGAAGGACGGAATCCGAAGTCGTTTGGCAGATTCCGTCGAAACCGCTCTCAAACAATCGGAAGGACTTGTGATCTTGGACGACGGTTCCAAGGATCATATTCTTTCGCAGAAGATGGCTTGTCCGAACGGACACGATATCGGTTTTACCGAACTTTCTCCTCGAATGTTCTCCTTCAATTCTCCTTATGGCGCCTGCGAAACCTGCGACGGTCTGGGAAGTTTACTCGAATTCGACGAGGATCTTTTGGTCAACGATCCCGAACTTTCCTTAGTGGACGGTTGTATCGAAGCCTGGGCCGGTTCCAAGAGCAACGGTTTTTGGTTTATGGCGACTCTCAAGTCCTTATCCGATTCTTTGAAATTTAAGATGAACACTCCTTGGAAGGATCTGCCCGAAAAAACGAGACAGACGATTCTTTACGGGGATAAACGAATCAAAATCGAATACGATTTCCGCGGAGCGAACTCCCATTACGAATTCACGAAAGAATACGAAGGTGTGATTCCGAATCTGCAAAGAAGATACAAGGAAACCAAATCCGATTCTATGCGTCAATGGTTCGAGTCGTATATGACAAACCACCCTTGTCCTTCCTGCAAAGGAAAACGTCTGAAACGCGAAAGCCTTTCTGTAAAGGTGCATAACGTCCCCGTGGACGAGTTTACCTCGTATTCCATCGAGAAGGCGTTGCGATTTGTAGAAGGTCTCAAAGTCACCGGTGCGGAAGAAGTTATCGCCAAACCGATCTTAAAGGAAATCCACCAAAGACTTTCCTTCTTGAACGACGTAGGGGTCGGTTATCTTACGATGGAAAGAAGCGCGGGTTCCTTATCGGGCGGAGAAGCACAGCGTATTCGCTTAGCGACTCAGATCGGTTCCAGACTGATGGGTGTTTTGTACATTCTGGACGAACCGTCTATCGGTTTGCATCAAAGAGACAACACAAAACTAATTTCCACTCTGAAAAATCTCAGAGACCTAGGAAACACGGTTCTCGTAGTCGAACACGATCACGAAACCATGGAAGAATCCGATTGGTTGATCGACATGGGACCGGGCGCGGGCGTTCACGGTGGTTCCATCGTTTGTGCGGGAACTCCCGCGGATGTCGCCAAACACAAGGATTCGTTGACCGGTAAATATCTTTCCGGAAGAAGAAACGTTCCGATTCCCGAAAAACTGCGGGACGGCAACGGGAACCAACTGCAGATCATCGGAGCCAAGGAAAACAATCTCAAGAACATAGACGTAAATATTCCGCTTGGAAAGTTAGTCGTCATTACTGGAGTTTCCGGCTCGGGCAAATCCACGCTCATCAACGACATTCTTTACAACGCCGCCGCCCACAAAGTGATGAAGATGAAAACCTTGGCCGGAAAACACAAAACGATCAAGGGTTTCGATAACATCGACAAGATCATCAATATCGATCAATCTCCGATCGGAAGAACACCTCGCTCCAATCCGGCGACTTACACGGGACTTTTCACACCGATCCGGGAAATGTTTTCGGGACTCGAAGAAGCGAAACTCCGCGGCTACGGACCGGGAAGATTCAGCTTCAACGTAAGCGGAGGGCGCTGCGAAACCTGCGAAGGAGACGGAATTTTAAAGATCGAAATGCACTTTTTACCGGACGTATACGTTACCTGCGAAGTCTGCAAAGGAAAAAGATACAATCAGGAAACATTAGAAGTTCGTTATAAAGGAAAGAATATCTTCGACGTTCTCGAAATGACCGTGGAGGACGCGAACGAGTTTTTCGAAAACATCCCCATCGTAAAACGAAAACTGGAAACTCTTCTCGAAGTGGGGCTCGGTTATATCCGCCTCGGACAACCCGCGACCACCTTCTCCGGAGGAGAAGCGCAGCGCATCAAACTCGCGACCGAACTTTCCAAACGTCCCACCGGAAAAACGTTGTATATCCTGGACGAACCGACGACCGGTCTTCACTTCGAAGACGTTAGACATCTTTCGGAAGTTCTTCATACTCTCGTGGACCGGGGCAATTCGATGATCGTGATCGAACACAATCTCGACGTGATCAAACAAGCGGATTGGATCGTGGATATGGGACCCGAAGGAGGGGACGGAGGCGGTCTTGTGATCGCCGAAGGAACTCCGAAAGAAGTCGCGAAGGTAAAAAATTCCTATACGGGTCAGTATCTTAAGAAAGTATTTGCTTCCGAGAACGGTAAGGCGGCCGCTTTGGAAAATTCTTCGAGTAAGAACGGAACGCAGGAAAAGAAGCCGTCTCGCGAAACCAAACAAAAGGTGAATCGTTAA
- a CDS encoding acyl-CoA dehydrogenase family protein translates to MNLKEFLSSVPSGEYRSVFRDALPYLVEEGYFQAIAGGSFEGFHEKIYQLGSYPRGIGLGIAMMAQTNVAGRILKFVADGFLNESGNNQILHKKEVIEIGKNLLKDVSTGKGIISMGVSESGWKGRISNILTSYKIEDDQIILDLSKSFLTNGANCNGFLVVAKSPADTFDVIYLTQDTPGLEIELFDLEYAKEATHCRLKGNSISVPLNHLIFLNYQGWAPEIHLSEMLSASALFCGYVDLILKALIREKKDAVDPRTAGKIMDIQQLLYSKILEISRKKDGDPNFKMEQIHPYGYETALDLIYTWLTDLVSGVELSKMFPDIGLFYSIHPGKTPIYQKNILKKIRALR, encoded by the coding sequence ATGAATCTGAAAGAATTCTTATCTTCCGTTCCTTCCGGCGAATATCGAAGCGTTTTTCGAGACGCCCTTCCGTATTTGGTTGAAGAGGGCTACTTTCAAGCGATCGCCGGAGGTTCTTTCGAAGGGTTTCACGAAAAGATCTATCAGTTAGGTTCCTATCCGAGAGGGATCGGATTAGGAATCGCCATGATGGCGCAGACCAATGTCGCGGGAAGAATTCTGAAATTCGTTGCGGACGGATTTTTAAACGAAAGCGGGAACAATCAGATTCTTCATAAGAAAGAAGTAATCGAAATCGGAAAAAATCTTTTGAAGGACGTGAGCACCGGCAAGGGAATCATCTCGATGGGGGTCAGCGAATCCGGATGGAAGGGAAGAATTTCCAACATTCTCACGAGCTATAAAATCGAAGACGATCAAATCATACTCGATTTGTCAAAATCCTTTTTGACGAACGGGGCCAACTGCAACGGATTCTTAGTAGTCGCAAAATCTCCCGCGGACACGTTCGATGTGATCTATTTGACGCAGGATACGCCCGGTCTTGAAATCGAACTATTCGATCTGGAATACGCGAAAGAGGCGACACATTGCCGATTGAAAGGAAATTCGATTTCGGTTCCTTTGAACCATCTCATTTTTTTGAACTATCAAGGTTGGGCTCCCGAAATCCATCTTTCGGAAATGTTGTCCGCTTCGGCTTTGTTCTGCGGTTATGTGGATCTGATTTTAAAAGCGTTGATCCGTGAAAAAAAGGACGCCGTGGACCCGAGAACCGCCGGAAAAATCATGGACATTCAACAATTATTATATTCTAAAATACTGGAAATTTCCCGTAAAAAGGACGGCGATCCGAATTTTAAAATGGAACAGATCCATCCGTACGGTTACGAAACCGCCTTGGATTTGATCTACACTTGGCTGACGGACCTTGTGAGCGGGGTGGAGCTTTCCAAAATGTTTCCGGACATAGGATTGTTTTATTCGATTCATCCCGGAAAAACCCCGATCTATCAAAAAAACATTCTAAAAAAAATCAGAGCCTTACGATAA
- a CDS encoding cation diffusion facilitator family transporter — MDDFFQLHHVERSQEKGLKRSILLAIFVSLCIFCVELFGGFQSGSIALVADAGHIITDAIALSLSFIAVILAARKPNFKFSFGYYRIEILTSLLNSILIFGISFYIFYEALERFQNQKEILSFHMVFYSFSGIVLNLISAWILFRFSSENINIKSAYVHVLSDLLSTAGVLLGSILIYFTNWIWIDPLISILISILILRSAWGIFLESVGVLLESSPKTFEIPHILEHIAKIPGVARIADYHFWAITRGVYACTLRLGVIDFKNANEIVLEANRILKSEFGIDYVTVQCETGDTTDRIANLSVLDSHGMQNHSHHHHHH, encoded by the coding sequence ATGGATGATTTTTTTCAACTTCATCACGTAGAGCGAAGCCAGGAGAAAGGTCTCAAACGATCGATTCTTCTGGCGATTTTCGTTTCACTTTGTATCTTCTGCGTCGAATTGTTCGGCGGGTTTCAAAGCGGAAGTATCGCTTTGGTCGCGGACGCGGGTCATATCATCACCGATGCGATCGCGTTGTCCCTTTCCTTTATCGCGGTGATTTTGGCCGCCAGAAAACCGAACTTCAAGTTTTCATTCGGTTATTACAGAATCGAAATCCTGACTTCCCTTTTGAATTCGATTCTGATCTTCGGAATTTCGTTTTATATCTTTTACGAGGCGCTCGAACGTTTTCAGAACCAGAAAGAGATTCTCAGTTTTCACATGGTTTTTTACAGTTTTTCCGGAATCGTTTTGAATCTGATCAGCGCTTGGATTCTGTTTCGATTCAGCAGCGAAAACATCAACATCAAATCGGCTTACGTTCACGTCTTGAGCGATCTTCTTTCCACGGCGGGGGTTCTTTTAGGTTCGATTTTGATCTACTTTACGAATTGGATTTGGATCGATCCGTTGATTTCGATTTTAATTTCGATTTTGATATTGCGTTCTGCTTGGGGAATCTTTCTGGAAAGCGTCGGCGTCCTTCTGGAATCGTCTCCAAAAACATTCGAAATTCCTCATATTCTAGAACATATCGCCAAGATTCCCGGAGTTGCCCGAATTGCGGATTATCATTTTTGGGCGATTACAAGAGGGGTTTATGCCTGCACGTTGCGTCTCGGTGTTATCGATTTTAAAAACGCAAACGAAATCGTGTTGGAAGCCAATCGGATCCTAAAATCCGAGTTCGGAATCGATTACGTTACGGTTCAGTGCGAGACGGGAGATACAACGGATCGAATCGCGAATCTTTCCGTCCTTGATTCTCATGGAATGCAAAATCATTCTCATCATCATCACCATCACTGA
- a CDS encoding OmpA/MotB family protein produces MKSFLKSSLPLVICLLLSVNSVSADAFYYPWEYNKVYNEKIALEIELDSLRTRYRNETDNSRKERLEYDSKIRSLEELLAREKEFRAKDNDLADEKLKALENQIAVLKAKSSNKEKELIDENERQARKFRELLENLKEELERERAACQKKTETLQKEYEKKIADLEARILSLNDEISKLKNLSDNQKKELDRLSDQANELEAKLTDEIKKGQIRLKRFHNRLVINIDDKISFDSGSAELKKQILPALDKIKEILGNYPGNLIIIEGHTDNVPIRTKKFADNWQLSGERALSVLHYVLENKNVDPRNFSLAGYGEFQPIVSNDTPENRALNRRVDIVVVPR; encoded by the coding sequence ATGAAATCGTTTCTGAAATCCTCACTGCCGCTTGTAATCTGTCTTCTTCTTTCCGTGAACTCAGTTTCCGCGGATGCGTTCTATTATCCTTGGGAATACAACAAGGTGTATAACGAAAAGATCGCCTTGGAAATCGAATTGGATTCCTTGAGAACCAGGTATAGAAACGAAACCGATAATTCCAGAAAGGAACGTTTGGAATACGATTCTAAAATCCGTTCTTTGGAGGAATTGCTCGCGAGAGAAAAAGAATTCCGCGCGAAAGACAACGACCTCGCCGACGAAAAACTCAAAGCTCTGGAAAATCAGATCGCAGTTCTCAAGGCGAAAAGTTCCAATAAGGAAAAGGAACTGATCGACGAGAATGAAAGACAAGCCCGCAAGTTCCGGGAACTTTTGGAAAACCTAAAGGAAGAATTGGAACGAGAAAGAGCCGCTTGTCAGAAAAAGACCGAAACCCTTCAAAAAGAATACGAGAAAAAAATCGCGGACTTGGAAGCGAGAATCCTTTCGTTGAACGACGAAATTTCCAAACTCAAAAATCTTTCGGACAATCAAAAGAAAGAACTCGATCGTCTTTCCGATCAGGCCAACGAACTCGAAGCCAAACTCACGGACGAAATTAAAAAAGGACAAATTCGTTTGAAGCGGTTTCACAACCGTCTCGTCATCAACATTGACGATAAAATTTCATTCGACTCCGGTTCCGCGGAATTAAAAAAGCAGATTCTTCCTGCATTGGATAAAATCAAAGAAATCCTCGGCAATTATCCGGGAAACCTCATCATCATTGAAGGTCACACGGACAACGTTCCGATCCGCACAAAAAAGTTCGCCGACAACTGGCAGCTTTCCGGCGAGCGGGCTTTGTCCGTTCTTCATTACGTGTTGGAAAATAAGAATGTCGATCCTAGAAACTTCTCTCTTGCCGGTTACGGAGAATTTCAACCTATCGTTTCCAACGATACTCCCGAAAACAGAGCGCTCAACCGTAGAGTGGATATCGTAGTCGTTCCCCGTTGA
- the mgtE gene encoding magnesium transporter: MEERGVSQGLFSEKANPRSLEWIEFFSEKIKAGENEFLDRFLKQNHPADIAEVLEKLEEDEAFSVFKRCDSELQSSILVEFDEEFQADLISRFQMKEISPILENLETDELSNLISEFPRDKAEEILNSIDEEDSSQVRKQLTFREYTAGRLMNTVFASAVETDTVRKAIIKLRKLAKETDDIYHLYITDEDNVLKGYVKLKNLFLAPLNTKVIRLMKTGFTSIHYDTDQEEVAKIFRKYDLVSAAVVDDLGRILGRITVDDILDIVHEEASEDILRLGGVSEEEKLSSSVLTSARRRMVWLLINLGTASLAASVVSFFGNTIEKYVLLASLMPIVAGMGGNAGTQSITLIVRNLATGDLSTGNWKSAIRKEGLVGLLNGFMVGITAGLIVYLFTGNFTLSMVMFMALQANLVIAAVIGTSIPLLLRVLGIDPAIASSIFVTTFTDVFGFFCFLGLATIFIQML; encoded by the coding sequence ATGGAAGAAAGAGGAGTTAGCCAAGGCCTATTTTCGGAAAAAGCGAATCCTCGATCCTTGGAATGGATCGAATTCTTCTCCGAGAAAATCAAGGCGGGAGAGAACGAATTTTTAGATCGTTTTCTCAAACAAAATCACCCGGCGGACATAGCGGAGGTTCTCGAGAAGCTCGAAGAAGACGAAGCGTTTTCCGTTTTCAAACGATGCGACTCCGAACTTCAAAGTTCCATCCTTGTCGAGTTCGACGAGGAATTTCAGGCCGATCTGATTTCCCGGTTTCAGATGAAGGAGATTTCTCCGATCCTTGAAAACCTGGAGACGGATGAACTTTCCAACCTCATCTCCGAGTTTCCCCGGGACAAGGCCGAGGAAATCCTCAACTCGATCGACGAAGAGGATTCTTCCCAAGTCCGAAAACAACTTACGTTCCGCGAATATACCGCAGGTCGATTGATGAACACCGTATTCGCTTCCGCGGTGGAAACGGACACGGTTCGCAAGGCGATCATCAAGCTCAGAAAGCTCGCGAAAGAAACGGACGACATCTATCATTTGTACATCACGGACGAGGACAACGTTCTAAAAGGTTATGTTAAGCTTAAGAATTTATTTCTCGCGCCTCTCAATACGAAAGTGATCCGTTTGATGAAAACCGGTTTTACTTCGATTCACTACGATACGGATCAGGAAGAGGTGGCAAAGATATTCCGGAAATACGACCTTGTTTCCGCGGCGGTCGTGGACGATCTCGGAAGGATTTTGGGAAGAATCACGGTGGACGACATTTTGGACATCGTTCACGAAGAGGCGTCCGAAGACATTCTTCGTTTGGGAGGGGTTTCGGAAGAGGAAAAACTTTCGTCCTCGGTTTTGACTTCCGCGAGAAGAAGAATGGTCTGGCTTCTCATCAACTTGGGAACGGCTTCTCTCGCCGCTTCGGTCGTTTCGTTTTTCGGAAATACGATCGAGAAATATGTGCTGCTCGCATCTCTTATGCCTATCGTCGCGGGGATGGGAGGAAACGCGGGAACACAATCGATCACTTTGATCGTTCGAAACTTAGCGACGGGGGATCTTTCCACCGGAAACTGGAAATCCGCGATTCGAAAGGAAGGTTTGGTCGGACTTCTCAACGGGTTTATGGTGGGAATCACCGCTGGATTGATCGTTTATCTTTTTACCGGTAACTTCACGCTTTCGATGGTTATGTTTATGGCCTTGCAGGCGAACCTCGTCATCGCAGCCGTCATCGGAACTTCGATTCCGTTGCTCCTGCGGGTTTTAGGAATCGATCCTGCGATCGCTTCTTCGATTTTCGTAACCACCTTTACGGACGTGTTCGGGTTCTTCTGCTTTTTGGGATTGGCTACGATATTCATTCAAATGTTATGA
- a CDS encoding LA_2219 family laminin/E-cadherin/plasminogen-binding protein, whose protein sequence is MSGMKAKTVLKNAVLLTGMSLSLFWILSCATGSKTGETGESVKHEPVPNPAGENEVVLDEEGKEVSLNTGDHPSFLKPSKDPLEYFRVHISSDGYQLRQLRGSKFIKRKVDKGGDALISEELVRYNKINFVDDGIIIVVLNGNTGAFETIRFNTRVPRINDLAKIVQNDVTRWSMEHSEEKPVVTKFQIHYSLELKNKVGSTRDAVKEELKKEVIRRK, encoded by the coding sequence ATGTCGGGTATGAAAGCAAAAACAGTTCTTAAAAACGCGGTCCTCTTGACCGGAATGAGCCTCAGCTTGTTCTGGATTCTTTCCTGTGCGACCGGATCTAAAACCGGAGAAACGGGAGAATCCGTAAAACACGAACCTGTTCCGAATCCCGCCGGTGAAAACGAAGTCGTTCTGGACGAAGAGGGAAAAGAAGTGTCGTTGAACACGGGGGATCATCCTTCTTTCTTAAAACCGTCCAAAGATCCGTTGGAATATTTCCGCGTTCATATTTCCAGCGACGGATATCAACTCCGTCAGTTGAGAGGTTCCAAATTCATCAAACGAAAAGTGGATAAGGGCGGCGATGCACTCATCAGCGAAGAACTCGTTCGCTACAACAAAATCAATTTCGTGGACGACGGAATCATCATCGTAGTATTAAACGGGAACACCGGAGCGTTCGAAACGATTCGTTTTAATACGAGGGTGCCGAGAATCAACGACCTAGCGAAGATCGTTCAGAACGACGTCACCCGCTGGTCCATGGAACACTCCGAAGAAAAGCCGGTCGTGACCAAATTTCAGATTCATTACTCCCTCGAACTGAAAAACAAAGTGGGCAGTACTCGCGACGCCGTTAAGGAAGAATTGAAAAAGGAAGTCATCCGTAGAAAATAA